Proteins from one Sabethes cyaneus chromosome 2, idSabCyanKW18_F2, whole genome shotgun sequence genomic window:
- the LOC128735940 gene encoding uncharacterized protein LOC128735940, translating to MVRAGNFTLTPCSSCGNTSEIDEGMVACDNCDMWFHYRCVRETEESLQHQEKWFCPSETCKKTGEEYLKKADDASKGAKPKKLPVPDEQSDKSSTKSDRQPISTLDKKLKALEKEQKTKEKEIEMERVLREKRMQMDRTLKEKQLQMENELRDKEMLQEKELLEKALRDQQAHADRMQKMRDTYKNAMIDVASNADARHQNKKAQNEPNVDKSMSALEKENTTTPLRNPRVTVHNVSEKRQTAGVRKRREIAESESSEDEYGSTGESSDDDSDDEEVESVNSTPDSESDEELKSSEESSKLRKKKLASNGLGLNPTRPTKAQLSARSGITKKLPIFTGKPEEWPLFIGSYEASTKACGFNDVENLVRLQESLKGSALESVRGQLLLPKSVPKVISKLRLLYGRPEQLLHCHLEKVKRLESPKAEKLETFIPFGNAVEQLCDHLEAAGLNQHLINPLLIQDLVDKLPARDKREWVRFRNKRKIQTLRTFSDFLAKIVLEACEANVAVEYVPASSNKYRGARKERSKERGAVFNHSYAENPTNNQISSAKPCKVCKRTDHRLRFCQDFKALAFADRMKIVERCKLCKICLNEHGNAPCKFKIKCNVGECRQRHHPLLHSANNEVVINTHIRSPGSILFRIIPVTLHCGEKSVKTLAFLDEGASITLVERSITDQLGAEGVKQPLTIKWTADVTRTEPDSRKLNLWTSAPGMNGKILLKSVQTVAKLLLPKQALNVDEVTTKYNHLCDLPIASYTDSHPGLLIGLNNLHAIAPIEARIRDVGEPIAVRSKLGWSVYGPLPNGTSSENTIGHHGEVSNEDIYNLLKTQYRLEEPMAAVIQETKDEKRAREILQRTTVRIGDRFETGLLWRTNDPVFPDSLPMARRRLRQLEQRLVKCPELYEKFRQQIDGYLQKGYAHLATSKELAETDHRKRWYLPLNAVVKPKKPGSIRLVWDAAATVNGVSLNSQLLKGPDMLTPLTSVISLFRERRIAFGADIREMYHQLKIREADKQSQRFLFRKNPQDEPSVYIMDVATFGSTSSPCSAQYVKNLNASEFSAEYPEAASAIINKHYVDDYFDSVDTIEDAVRRAKEVKYIHSKAGFEIRNWVSNSAEVLRSLGENDQAPAIHFNVDKSTENERVLGIIWNPRQDNFSFATDHRPHLKPYFDGSERPTKRLVLSCVMGFFDPLGLLAPFTIHGKMLIQDLWRAGCSWDEEVDAESLQKWERWTSLLSQVENVRIPRCYLGDHHSSNIDSLQLHIFMDASEQAYGCVAYLRVVVNERVTCRLIMSRNKVAPLKRQSVPRLELMAAVLGSRLSCTAKANHSLPIGKQFLWTDSQTVLSWIRSDQFKFKQFVAFRIGEIRENTNVSDWRWVPTKLNIADVLTKWGQGPPLESNSPWFKGPDFLLEPETRWPIRTLPDVDTEEEMRACLLYHDTVHSFSVVNVDSTYRWVRLLRITASVLRFIANCRRKKAGQPIVVSMASPAQERLLKAKPKFYQQPLQQDELHAAETILWRQAQHDVFPEEVRTLERNRDRKPEQTPDRIVKTSPVYKLCPILDTENVMRVGGRLQYADCASFDVKHPVILPKNHAVTDKLILFYHEKLGHGNRETVFNELRQRFHIPKLRSAIAKVAKCCMWCRVNRCQPQVPMMAPLPVQRVTPRLRPFSSVGVDYLGPVEVSVGRRCEKRWVALFTCLVVRAVHLEVVHSLTTQSCQMAIRRFMTDRGVPDEIFSDNGTNFKGAKNEWEKMQRVEYECAETVTSPTMKWNFIPPGTPHMGGIWERMVRSVKEILRTLEDGRKLTDEVLLTSLSEAKDMINSRPLVYLPQDSEKSEAITPNHFLRGAVKGADLVVDGSTDFAEALRNAYKQSQHLADKMWERWVKEYLPTLNKRPKWIEDRKQMEVGDLVFIVDGKHRKQWIRGIVEQVCLSGDGRIRQVEVRTAKGVFKRAVANLAVIEISGKSGTSGDGPEPKLRAGVC from the coding sequence ATGGTGAGAGCTGGAAACTTTACGTTAACCCCGTGCAGTAGCTGTGGGAATACGTCGGAAATCGACGAAGGCATGGTTGCCTGCGACAACTGTGATATGTGGTTTCATTATCGTTGTGTACGCGAAACTGAGGAATCACTTCAACACCAAGAGAAATGGTTTTGTCCGTCTGAGACCTGCAAAAAGACAGGTGAAGAGTACCTCAAAAAGGCAGACGATGCCAGCAAAGGAGCCAAGCCGAAGAAATTGCCCGTACCTGATGAACAATCGGACAAGTCTAGCACCAAGTCCGACCGTCAACCGATTTCCACTCTGGATAAAAAACTAAAAGCGTTGGAGAAGGAGCAAAAGacgaaagaaaaggaaatagAGATGGAGCGAGTACTGAGGGAAAAGCGGATGCAAATGGACCGAACCCTGAAGGAAAAGCAACTGCAAATGGAAAACGAGTTGAGAGACAAGGAAATGCTGCAGGAGAAGGAATTATTGGAAAAGGCGCTGCGAGACCAGCAAGCTCATGCTGATCGTATGCAAAAGATGCGGGATACGTATAAAAATGCAATGATAGACGTTGCGAGCAATGCTGATGCGCGTCATCAAAATAAAAAGGCGCAGAATGAACCGAATGTCGATAAGAGCATGTCAGCATTGGAGAAGGAAAATACCACTACACCGTTGCGCAATCCGAGAGTCACAGTACACAATGTATCGGAAAAGCGACAAACAGCTGGCGTAAGAAAACGACGTGAAATCGCGGAATCAGAAAGTTCGGAGGATGAGTACGGTTCCACTGGAGAAAGCAGCGACGATGATAGCGATGATGAAGAGGTCGAAAGCGTTAATTCGACACCCGATTCGGAAAGCGACGAAGAGTTGAAATCGTCGGAAGAAAGTTCAAAATTGCGGAAGAAGAAGTTAGCCTCAAACGGGCTGGGGTTAAATCCTACTAGGCCGACCAAAGCTCAGTTGTCTGCGCGTAGCGGAATTACGAAAAAACTTCCCATTTTTACGGGAAAGCCTGAAGAGTGGCCTTTGTTCATTGGCAGCTACGAGGCCTCTACCAAAGCTTGTGGGTTCAACGACGTGGAAAATTTAGTCCGCTTGCAGGAGAGCCTGAAAGGCTCTGCCTTAGAAAGCGTTCGTGGCCAACTGTTGTTGCCTAAGTCGGTGCCAAAAGTAATTAGCAAATTGCGTTTACTCTATGGCCGTCCGGAGCAGCTGTTGCATTGTCATCTCGAGAAGGTGAAAAGATTGGAGTccccaaaagctgaaaagcTAGAAACATTTATCCCATTCGGGAATGCGGTGGAACAGTTATGTGACCACCTGGAAGCAGCAGGGCTGAACCAacatttaattaatccgcttctAATTCAGGATTTGGTGGACAAGCTGCCGGCTAGAGACAAGCGAGAGTGGGTGCGTTTCCGCAACAAACGAAAAATTCAAACGTTAAGAACGTTTTCGGATTTTCTAGCCAAAATCGTGCTAGAAGCGTGTGAAGCCAACGTAGCCGTCGAGTATGTGCCAGCATCCAGTAACAAATATAGGGGTGCCAGAAAAGAAAGGTCCAAGGAAAGGGGAGCGGTGTTCAACCATAGTTACGCTGAAAATCCGACGAATAACCAGATATCTAGCGCAAAACCGTGTAAAGTCTGCAAAAGAACGGACCACCGTCTTAGATTCTGCCAAGACTTTAAAGCACTAGCCTTCGCCGATCGCATGAAGATTGTCGAAAGATGCAAGCTGTGCAAAATTTGCCTTAACGAACATGGTAACGCTCcatgtaaatttaaaataaaatgcaaCGTTGGGGAATGCCGACAGCGCCATCATCCGCTGCTACACTCAGCTAATAACGAAGTTGTCATCAATACACATATACGATCGCCGGGATCAATTTTATTTCGAATCATTCCAGTGACTCTGCATTGCGGAGAAAAGAGCGTAAAAACGCTAGCGTTTCTCGACGAAGGTGCCTCTATCACCCTGGTAGAGCGCTCGATAACTGACCAACTAGGTGCTGAAGGAGTCAAGCAACCGTTGACTATAAAATGGACTGCTGATGTCACGAGAACTGAACCTGATTCTAGAAAGCTGAACCTGTGGACCTCCGCTCCGGGAATGAATGGGAAAATATTGCTCAAATCTGTCCAAACCGTCGCAAAACTTCTGCTGCCAAAACAGGCACTCAACGTCGACGAAGTGACTACTAAATATAACCATCTCTGCGACCTGCCTATCGCATCGTATACTGACAGTCATCCTGGCTTGCTCATCGGTCTGAACAACCTACATGCAATTGCTCCAATAGAAGCTAGGATTCGGGATGTAGGAGAGCCAATAGCTGTTCGGTCGAAGTTGGGGTGGTCTGTTTACGGTCCATTGCCCAACGGAACAAGTAGTGAAAACACCATTGGGCACCATGGTGAAGTGAGCAACGAGGATATATACAATCTGTTGAAAACCCAATATAGGCTGGAGGAACCTATGGCGGCTGTAATTCAAGAAACGAAAGATGAGAAGAGAGCCAGGGAAATTCTACAGCGCACTACAGTACGAATTGGTGATCGATTTGAGACCGGTTTATTGTGGCGTACCAATGATCCTGTGTTTCCTGATAGTCTTCCGATGGCCCGTCGAAGGCTAAGGCAGTTAGAACAGCGCTTGGTAAAGTGTCCGGAGCTTTATGAGAAGTTTCGACAACAAATAGACGGATATCTGCAGAAGGGATACGCTCACCTGGCGACGTCGAAAGAATTAGCGGAAACCGATCATCGGAAGCGGTGGTATCTTCCCCTCAACGCAGTTGTAAAACCGAAGAAGCCTGGAAGTATACGTCTCGTGTGGGATGCCGCAGCTACGGTGAACGGGGTGTCCCTCAATAGCCAGTTACTCAAAGGGCCTGACATGCTGACACCGTTAACATCAGTAATCAGTCTTTTCCGTGAGCGTCGCATAGCGTTCGGGGCAGATATACGCGAGATGTATCACCAGCTGAAAATACGCGAGGCTGACAAGCAATCACAACGATTTCTGTTTAGGAAAAACCCACAGGATGAACCGAGTGTGTACATCATGGATGTTGCCACGTTTGGGTCGACCAGTTCTCCATGTTCGGCCCAATACGTCAAAAATCTTAATGCATCAGAGTTCTCAGCAGAATATCCGGAGGCAGCGTCAGCAATCATCAACAAACACTACGTTGACGACTATTTTGATAGTGTAGATACGATTGAAGATGCAGTACGTCGAGCAAAAGAGGTAAAATATATACATTCGAAAGCAGGCTTTGAGATTAGAAATTGGGTCTCGAACTCTGCGGAAGTGCTCCGTTCCTTAGGTGAAAATGATCAGGCTCCAGCTATCCATTTTAACGTCGACAAGTCTACAGAAAATGAACGGGTTCTTGGAATTATATGGAACCCACGGCAAGATAATTTCTCTTTCGCTACTGACCATCGTCCCCATCTTAAGCCATATTTTGATGGCAGTGAACGACCAACTAAACGACTGGTGCTAAGTTGCGTGATGGGTTTTTTTGATCCGCTGGGGCTTCTTGCTCCATTTACCATCCACGGGAAAATGCTCATCCAGGATCTTTGGCGTGCAGGTTGTAGTTGGGATGAAGAAGTGGATGCTGAATCGCTACAAAAATGGGAACGCTGGACTAGTCTTTTGTCGCAAGTAGAGAACGTTCGTATTCCACGATGCTATCTGGGCGATCATCATTCCTCCAATATCGACTCTCTTCAACTGCACATTTTTATGGATGCAAGCGAGCAGGCGTATGGTTGCGTTGCCTACCTGAGGGTCGTAGTGAATGAAAGGGTAACGTGTCGTCTGATAATGTCTCGTAATAAAGTCGCTCCGTTGAAACGACAGTCGGTTCCACGGCTTGAGTTAATGGCGGCAGTTTTAGGTTCCCGACTGTCGTGTACCGCCAAAGCCAACCACTCTCTTCCTATTGGCAAACAGTTTCTCTGGACAGATTCACAGACGGTACTTAGTTGGATCCGCTCCGaccaattcaaattcaaacagtttgtGGCGTTTCGTATTGGTGAAATACGGGAAAATACGAACGTTTCCGACTGGCGCTGGGTCCCAACGAAATTAAACATTGCCGATGTATTGACAAAGTGGGGACAGGGACCGCCGTTAGAATCAAATAGTCCCTGGTTCAAGGGACCAGATTTTTTGTTGGAGCCCGAGACTCGATGGCCGATCAGAACGTTACCGGATGTCGATACCGAGGAAGAAATGCGTGCCTGTTTACTATATCACGATACAGTTCATTCGTTTTCCGTGGTCAACGTCGATTCTACGTATCGTTGGGTTCGACTTCTTCGAATCACGGCTAGTGTGCTCAGATTTATTGCAAACTGTCGTAGGAAGAAGGCGGGTCAACCAATTGTAGTGTCCATGGCGTCTCCGGCCCAGGAACGTCTGCTCAAAGCTAAGCCAAAGTTCTATCAGCAACCTCTTCAGCAGGACGAGTTACATGCGGCAGAAACTATCTTATGGAGGCAGGCTCAACACGATGTATTCCCGGAGGAAGTGAGGACGCTCGAAAGAAACCGGGACAGAAAACCGGAACAAACTCCTGATCGAATTGTTAAAACCAGCCCCGTCTACAAGCTGTGTCCAATTCTTGACACTGAAAATGTTATGCGCGTTGGTGGTAGATTGCAGTATGCGGACTGTGCTTCTTTCGACGTTAAACACCCCGTTATACTGCCTAAAAATCACGCGGTGACCGATAAACTGATTCTCTTTTACCATGAAAAGCTCGGCCATGGTAATCGAGAGACAGTGTTCAATGAACTGCGCCAGCGATTCCACATCCCCAAGCTGAGGTCGGCGATAGCGAAGGTAGCGAAATGTTGTATGTGGTGTCGAGTTAACCGTTGTCAACCACAAGTACCTATGATGGCGCCTCTGCCTGTACAACGCGTGACGCCACGACTTCGCCCGTTCAGTTCGGTAGGCGTGGACTACCTGGGACCCGTGGAAGTATCCGTAGGTCGGCGATGTGAAAAAAGATGGGTGGCGCTTTTCACCTGTTTAGTGGTGCGCGCAGTCCACCTTGAAGTAGTGCACAGTTTGACAACGCAATCGTGCCAAATGGCGATCCGGCGGTTCATGACCGACAGGGGAGTGCCGGATGAAATTTTCTCCGATAATGGCACAAATTTCAAAGGAGCGAAAAATGAATGGGAGAAAATGCAACGAGTCGAATATGAATGCGCAGAAACCGTTACCAGTCCAACGATGAAGTGGAACTTTATTCCCCCAGGTACCCCGCACATGGGCGGTATTTGGGAACGCATGGTGCGATCGGTGAAGGAGATATTGCGGACGCTGGAAGACGGTCGAAAGTTGACGGACGAGGTCCTACTGACATCGTTGTCTGAAGCAAAAGACATGATCAATTCTCGTCCTTTGGTTTATCTGCCTCAGGACTCGGAAAAATCCGAGGCAATTACACCAAATCATTTCCTTCGTGGTGCTGTAAAGGGGGCGGACCTGGTCGTGGACGGTTCTACGGACTTCGCAGAGGCTCTGCGGAACGCGTATAAGCAATCGCAGCATTTGGCTGATAAGATGTGGGAGCGCTGGGTTAAAGAGTACTTGCCAACGTTGAATAAACGACCAAAGTGGATCGAAGACCGAAAACAAATGGAGGTAGGAGATTTGGTATTTATCGTCGATGGAAAACACCGGAAGCAGTGGATCCGGGGAATCGTCGAACAAGTTTGTTTGAGCGGCGATGGCAGAATACGGCAGGTAGAAGTTCGAACGGCTAAAGGTGTTTTCAAGAGAGCTGTGGCTAatttagcggttatcgaaaTTTCTGGTAAATCCGGCACTTCCGGTGATGGACCGGAACCGAAGTTACGGGCTGGGGTGTGCTGA